In Streptomyces longhuiensis, the following proteins share a genomic window:
- a CDS encoding 2'-5' RNA ligase family protein, with protein sequence MSSEDGWPDVPGDTALTIRIPEADAFVRGPFPAHITVLYPFLPAARITPEVHAELSALFADRDPFDLTFAEFRRYPGVLYLPPSPEEPVHALTKSLRERWPEAVPYRGVFGPEGLNPHLTLANDEGPGTYEAAYDALERELRPMLPVTARVGSVRLIVTDGRVWEDSAVYELGHSPAQPASLIPPGRPVRPAPPTQLLRAEPTARSRRS encoded by the coding sequence GTGAGCAGTGAGGACGGCTGGCCGGACGTGCCCGGCGACACGGCCCTGACGATTCGGATACCGGAGGCGGACGCCTTCGTGCGGGGCCCGTTCCCGGCCCACATCACGGTGCTGTACCCCTTTCTCCCCGCCGCGCGGATCACGCCGGAGGTCCATGCCGAGCTGTCGGCGCTGTTCGCGGACCGGGACCCGTTCGATCTGACGTTCGCGGAGTTCCGCCGCTACCCGGGTGTCCTCTATCTCCCGCCGTCTCCCGAGGAACCCGTCCACGCCCTCACGAAGTCCTTGCGGGAGCGCTGGCCGGAGGCGGTTCCCTACCGGGGCGTGTTCGGGCCGGAGGGTCTGAATCCCCACCTCACGCTCGCGAACGACGAGGGACCCGGGACGTACGAGGCGGCGTACGACGCGCTGGAGCGGGAACTGCGACCGATGCTGCCGGTGACGGCGCGCGTCGGGTCGGTGCGCCTGATCGTGACGGACGGGCGGGTGTGGGAGGACAGCGCGGTGTACGAGCTGGGACACTCACCCGCGCAGCCCGCATCCCTGATCCCGCCCGGCCGGCCTGTACGGCCGGCTCCGCCCACTCAGCTCCTGCGCGCGGAGCCGACGGCGCGCTCCAGGAGGAGCTGA